From Debaryomyces hansenii CBS767 chromosome C complete sequence, a single genomic window includes:
- a CDS encoding DEHA2C04972p (highly similar to uniprot|P40327 Saccharomyces cerevisiae YDL007w YTA5 26S proteasome regulatory subunit) produces the protein MPGGDFNKKKDDKKKEKPKYEPPVESKFGKKRRKGPDTAVKLPSVYPSTRCKLKLLKLERIKDHLLLEEEFVTNQEAFQPTEAKQAEEREKVDELRGYPMSIGTLEEIIDDDHAIVSSTAGSEYYVSIMSFVDKGLLEPSCSVLLHHKTVSIVGVLQDDADPMVSVMKLDKSPTESYADIGGLESQIQEIKEAVELPLTHPELYEEMGIKPPKGVILYGAPGTGKTLLAKAVANQTSATFLRIVGSELIQKYLGDGPRLCRQIFQIAGELAPSIVFIDEIDAIGSKRYESSSGGEREVQRTMLELLNQLDGFDDRGDIKVIMATNKIESLDPALIRPGRIDRKILFENPDSNTKKRILHIHTSKMSLADDVKLDELVTSKDELSGADIKAMCTEAGLLALRERRMQVKAEDFKAAKERVLKNKVEENLEGLYL, from the coding sequence ATGCCAGGAGGCGATTTCaataagaagaaagatgataagaagaaggaaaagcCCAAGTATGAGCCTCCAGTGGAGTCTAAGTTTGgaaaaaagagaagaaaggGGCCAGATACTGCAGTGAAATTGCCAAGTGTTTATCCTAGTACTAGATgtaaattgaaattattgaaattggaaAGAATCAAGGATCActtattattggaagaGGAATTCGTGACTAACCAAGAAGCTTTCCAACCAACAGAAGCAAAACAGGctgaagaaagagaaaaagTCGATGAATTAAGAGGATACCCAATGTCGATTGGTACGttggaagaaattatcGATGATGATCATGCAATTGTTTCGAGTACTGCGGGTTCTGAATACTACGTGTCTATAATGTCTTTTGTTGACAAAGGTTTATTGGAACCAAGTTGCTCTGTGTTATTGCATCATAAAACCGTGTCGATTGTAGGTGTATTGCAGGACGATGCTGACCCAATGGTGTCAGTGAtgaaattagataaatctCCAACCGAATCATACGCCGATATTGGTGGATTAGAGTCacaaattcaagaaattaaagaagcGGTTGAGTTACCATTAACTCATCCAGAATTATACGAAGAAATGGGTATCAAGCCACCAAAAGGTGTGATATTGTATGGTGCACCAGGTACAGGTAAGACATTATTAGCTAAAGCGGTAGCAAACCAAACAAGTGCCACATTCTTAAGAATAGTTGGGTCCGAGTTGATTCAAAAGTACTTAGGTGATGGTCCAAGATTGTGTAGACAAATTTTCCAGATAGCCGGAGAGCTTGCTCCTTCGATTGtctttattgatgaaatagatgCTATTGGTAGTAAAAGATATGAATCTTCATCGGGTGGTGAAAGAGAAGTCCAAAGAACTATGTTGGAATTGTTAAATCAATTGGATGGTTTCGATGATAGAGGTGATATTAAGGTTATCATGGCAAcgaataaaattgaatcattaGATCCTGCATTAATTAGACCTGGTAGAATCGATCGTAAGATTTTGTTTGAAAACCCTGATTCAAATACTAAAAAGAgaattcttcatattcataCATCCAAAATGAGTTTAGCAGATGACGTAAaacttgatgaattagTAACATCTaaagatgaattatctGGAGCTGATATCAAAGCTATGTGTACAGAGGCTGGTTTATTAGCGTtaagagaaagaagaatgcAAGTTAAAGCCGAGGATTTCAAGGCTGCTAAAGAAAGAGTTCTTAAAAACAAGGTAGAAGAAAATCTTGAAGGTTTATACTtgtaa
- a CDS encoding DEHA2C04994p (some similarities with uniprot|P25372 Saccharomyces cerevisiae YCR083w TRX3 mitochondrial thioredoxin or uniprot|P22217 Saccharomyces cerevisiae YLR043c TRX1 thioredoxin) — translation MLRTLPIRVLNASKPTLGFSVTRSSAFGIQHLYNKRSFSSEAPKGNVQELEDLKQFQQFVSNGEKVSVIDFYATWCGPCKALEPIFAMLSERVPEVQFGRVDVDKAQDTAMEYGITAMPTCKFFKDGEQLDTIIGANPPKLVSLIKEHSGVDISGR, via the coding sequence ATGTTACGTACTTTGCCAATTCGTGTTTTAAACGCATCGAAGCCAACATTAGGCTTCTCTGTCACCAGAAGCTCGGCTTTTGGCATTCAACATTTATACAATAAGAGATCCTTTTCTTCCGAAGCTCCAAAAGGTAATGTTCAAGAGTTAGAAGACTTGAAACAATTCCAACAATTTGTATCTAATGGAGAAAAGGTTTCCgtaattgatttttacGCTACTTGGTGTGGTCCATGTAAGGCATTGGAGCCTATCTTTGCTATGTTATCCGAAAGAGTCCCAGAAGTTCAATTCGGTAGAGTAGACGTTGACAAAGCTCAGGATACTGCCATGGAATACGGGATTACTGCCATGCCTACatgtaaatttttcaaagatgGTGAACAACTCGATACCATTATTGGCGCTAACCCACCAAAATTAGTGTCGTTAATCAAGGAACACTCAGGGGTTGACATCTCTGGTAGGTAG
- a CDS encoding pumilio-family RNA binding domain-containing protein (similar to uniprot|Q04373 Saccharomyces cerevisiae YDR496c PUF6) has translation MSTLLLADKEDLEVMGAVKRSNKHTIAKANGGSVKKQKVAEKLPSPESESEPESVSEESSGEELSDSSEDDLDDIPVDGKDEEDELDQLDDVKEDKDADEESDDMDEDASDEKVVDPNKKSSKEQHAEQRKLLSERKLQRKSGIEVQRIKSLWEKLRVNKPTPPKEVRDKLCNEIWELSKDVIYDLVLKHDASRVVQTLIKYSSKERRDLIVKSLKGNYYQLATSSYGKYLLVKLLHYGSKDSRNLIINELHGKLRKLMRHREGAYVVEDLYVLYSTSEQRQQMIREFWGAEYAVFRDSGKDKTVLEIVHESSEKKQLIMTNLVGTITATVEKGSTGFQILHAAMREYTTILKDDIEKNDKQIREFIELLTEQFAELVHTPEGSEVACSLIAMANAKERKLIIRTLKNHANELIKNENGNIVLITLFMTVDDTVLLHKSFSTELLTDDLVPELIKDKFSRRPLLYLLKGLDGRYFSPLIKKELHKYEELAYKKTSKKPQEQRRAELSSKALPLMYQSILSTTKSENPDKSFDKLLSVNIAAQFITELILTSTDVAEVNDTLRPELINEIFEISVKGDVLEDFHLINKVPFISRSLKALIQGNEFKWDNDTKKLISTSNSKIPGVGVEFAVKVVDEVLSSNKLKDWTSGQGAFVIVACFEVLQLSNENDKTKELGKALKKIRKDLSDDADNKGAQLLLKLIK, from the coding sequence ATGAGTACTTTACTTTTAGCagataaagaagatttagaagTAATGGGAGCTGTTAAGAGAAGCAATAAGCATACGATTGCTAAGGCTAATGGGGGTAGTGTTAAGAAACAAAAGGTAGCAGAAAAGTTGCCATCACCAGAGAGTGAATCGGAACCAGAAAGTGTATCGGAAGAATCTAGTGGTGAAGAATTATCAGATTCGTCAGAAGACGATTTGGATGATATTCCAGTAGATGGTAAGGATGAGGAAGATGAACTTGACCAGCTTGATGACgtgaaagaagataaagatGCTGACGAAGAATCTGATGACATGGATGAAGATGCAAGCGATGAGAAGGTAGTAGATCCAAATAAGAAGTCATCTAAGGAACAACATGCCGAACAACGTAAGTTGTTGTCTGAACGTAAGTTGCAAAGAAAGTCAGGGATCGAGGTTCAAAGAATCAAGAGTTTGTGGGAAAAATTAAGAGTTAATAAGCCAACACCTCCAAAGGAAGTCAGAGACAAATTATGTAATGAAATTTGGGAGTTGTCGAAGGATGTCATATATGATTTGGTTTTAAAGCACGATGCATCTCGTGTTGTCCAGACCTTGAttaaatattcatcaaaagaaagaagagatCTTATTGTTAAGTCTTTAAAAGGTAACTATTACCAGTTAGCCACATCCTCATATGGTAAATATTTGTTGGTTAAATTATTACATTATGGTTCAAAGGATTCCCGTAAtcttattatcaatgaacTTCACGGGAAATTGCGTAAATTGATGAGACACAGAGAAGGTGCTTACGTCGTTGAAGATttatatgtattatattcaaCCAGTGAACAAAGACAACAAATGATTAGAGAATTTTGGGGTGCTGAGTACGCTGTTTTCAGAGACTCAGGTAAGGACAAAACTGTTTTAGAGATAGTCCATGAACTGTCTGAAAAGAAGCAGTTAATCATGACTAACTTGGTTGGAACTATCACTGCTACAGTGGAAAAAGGATCCACGGGTTTCCAAATTTTACACGCAGCTATGAGAGAATACACCACTATTTTAAAGGacgatattgaaaagaatgaTAAACAAATTAGAGAGTTCATTGAGTTATTGACAGAACAATTTGCAGAGTTGGTTCATACTCCTGAAGGTAGTGAAGTTGCATGTTCGTTAATTGCCATGGCAAACGCTAAAGAACGTAAATTGATTATAAGAACATTAAAGAACCACgctaatgaattaattaagaatgaaaatggtaataTTGTTTTAATCACTTTATTCATGACTGTTGATGATACTGTCTTATTACATAAGTCATTCAGTACAGAATTACTTACTGATGATTTAGTCCCAGAATTAATAAAGGACAAATTTTCCCGTAGaccattattatatttattgaaaggATTAGATGGCAGATATTTTTCACCATTAATAAAGAAGGAATTAcataaatatgaagaattggCCTATAAAAAGACTTCTAAAAAACCACAAGAACAAAGAAGAGCAGAATTATCATCAAAGGCATTACCATTAATGtatcaatcaattttatctacAACTAAGTCCGAGAATCCTGATAAGAGCTTTGATAAGCTTTTATCAGTCAATATAGCAGCACAGTTCATTACAGAGTTGATATTAACATCAACTGATGTTGCTGAAGTTAATGATACATTGAGACCTGAATTaatcaatgaaatttttgaaatatcagTTAAGGGTGATGTATTAGAAGACTTCCATTTAATTAACAAAGTACCATTTATTTCCAGATCATTAAAGGCATTAATTCAAGGTAACGAATTCAAGTGGGATAATGATACCAAGAAGCttatttcaacatcaaaTAGTAAGATTCCAGGAGTTGGTGTGGAATTCGCAGTAAAAGTTGTTGATGAAGTATTATCttccaataaattaaaagaCTGGACTAGTGGACAAGGTGCCTTTGTTATTGTTGCATGTTTTGAAGTTTTACAATTGCtgaatgaaaatgacaAAACGAAAGAATTAGGAAAAGcattaaagaaaatcagAAAGGATTTATCTGATGATGCAGACAATAAAGGTGCCCAGTTGTTGTTGAAACTTATTAAATAA
- a CDS encoding DEHA2C05038p (similar to uniprot|Q01964 Pichia pastoris PEX2 Peroxisomal biogenesis factor 2) — MIPISYPSPRVSQLDANILDSELISLLKEQLTSIFQLHSTSWWTYDQHPELWSLLLNLMVFRLTVWRSGSSYGALLQNLKLTDFKKGKLIGYSKRTLLCAVLVGDYFYSKLQSYLYSIDESEASRNASNFKLLNSIKSFFITHKTKILLGLNDCFKLLNLVNFTLFLVNGRYPSISHRLFGISLTPIVTDLLKFNGNKVNFEFQNRQLVWNVMTEFLVFILPLMQLGKLKRMTKKILSPYKKGQRHETGDIPIFTPYTNLPVSQCAICHNNNDIAATSSNKNSSISSSCMVTNPYVTNCGHIYCYICIATKFNSLENTDSDSKGCLRCGMKLQWFKEVGDNEGDIDEDAIIVLYEDMEENGSDEDEETAEQESVEKNIFDIEQEEDDQVDEKGEPSHSRIESDEEGDINENSDYSEGEDFDEDEDLEQDVYDDDFDSDFDEGLDL; from the coding sequence ATGATTCCAATTTCTTATCCGTCACCTAGGGTGTCGCAACTAGATGCCAATATATTGGATTCAGAATTAATATCGCTTTTGAAGGAGCAATTAACATctatttttcaattgcatAGTACCAGTTGGTGGACATATGATCAGCATCCAGAATTATGGAGTTTGTTATTAAACTTGATGGTGTTCAGATTAACGGTTTGGAGAAGTGGCTCATCGTATGGGGCATTATtacagaatttaaaattaactGATTTCAAAAAGGGTAAATTAATAGGTTATTCCAAGAGAACATTATTATGTGCTGTATTGGTTGGCGATTACTTCTACAGCAAGTTACAgtcatatttatattctattGACGAATCTGAAGCTTCTAGAAATGCATCGAATTTCAAGTTGTTAAATTCtatcaaatcatttttcattacCCACAAAACCAAGATTCTTTTAGGCTTGAACGAttgttttaaattattgaatttagtAAACTTTACATTATTTCTCGTCAATGGTAGATATCCATCTATATCTCATAGACTTTTTGGGATTTCGTTGACTCCAATCGTTACGGACttattgaaattcaatGGGAACAAAGTGAACTTTGAGTTTCAAAATCGTCAATTGGTCTGGAATGTTATGACAGAATTTTTGGTATTCATTTTACCACTAATGCAGTTAGGAAAGTTGAAAAGAAtgacaaagaaaatattatcaCCTTACAAAAAGGGTCAAAGACATGAAACTGGAGATATTCCAATATTCACTCCATATACCAATTTGCCTGTTTCCCAATGTGCTATCTGtcacaataataatgacatCGCTGCCacatcatctaataaaaaCTCGTCCATTAGCTCATCTTGCATGGTTACCAACCCATACGTTACTAATTGCGGTCATATTTATTGCTACATATGTATAGCCactaaatttaattcacTTGAAAATACTGATTCTGATTCTAAAGGATGTCTTCGTTGCGGTATGAAATTACAATGGTTCAAAGAAGTTGGCGACAATGAAGGAGACATAGATGAAGATGCGATAATAGTGTTGTATGAAGATATGGAAGAAAATGGGTCTGATGAGGACGAGGAAACTGCTGAGCAGGAACtggttgaaaaaaatatctTTGACATTGAACAGGAAGAGGACGATCAGGTCGATGAAAAAGGTGAACCCAGCCATTCAAGGATTGAATCTGATGAAGAAGGGGACATAAATGAAAACAGCGATTACAGCGAGGGcgaagattttgatgaagatgaggaTCTTGAACAAGATGtatatgatgatgattttgatagtgattttgatgaaggATTAgatctttaa
- a CDS encoding DEHA2C05060p (some similarities with uniprot|P41892 Schizosaccharomyces pombe Cell division control protein 7) has protein sequence MLNIKYTPEESPSPSRWGSSRGENYVSDKSSSGSNKRLSKNISKRDALEKYQEHDDGSSYMNDFDIEGSEDLNFSYSKFSRVSGISLISGDDSNRSNSISGSPFVKNIQTRLQDIKFEEERKLNSRDSGRPSTRLNRPKSSQGRDKLMYSIDEGTSKNANDENESPFLDHAPILKTPIEKIGSTFEDNFDLRPRNYDHLQNPKIRGSSEQSENNAANGSRIPISLTPDKRRQQRMSSVKVSLTPAQRFEKMPGTRSTNALENFQFSTLVGRGASANVFKGINLKTNQIVAIKQIILEKNQNVMELMGEIDLLKILKHPNIVKYHGFVKTSTSLNVFLEFCSKGSLRQLYQHTNHGLPEDQIIDFVRQILQGLHYLHEQGVVHRDVKAANVLITEDGFIKLADFGVATKVSSQHETVVGTPNWMAPETVLGGEGLCTASDIWSLGATIIELFTTNPPYHDLNPMATLHAIGTDDHPPLPKNISPLAKDFLLECFQKQPNLRISAKSLLRHKWVTKSTKEKHVLEVSSQLNSEKHIPNPVSIHNYSESNEENWENDFIDINLPRMKASSADLSHSPSNHNGNRSKVSKSELLNKFLDKNEDFGFESETPTMISKFEKTDDLQVNLESTNLEESPREEEEEDPFLEIDIEDFNTNELEVQSKMEFLTTKFSNRVDLCHSGNDEVISSLIKITGRMLHLIKKYNISHDVLIRDHGILSLLELLENAPELPKHQKLWFHTLSILNNIFEKNISQFENFCLLGGIPVVTHFRSSSYDPQVRLQVVKFIKFLNNSEKALSMFVSCGGLRVLSKFVEEDFDLTPEFPLTSIDCIYNILSKDLTRSKSNLCRILSKYGVIFWFVVLLNRLTKSHSKPAPDGVPQDQIYSTINKIIEIIKYFGQSETRVRVNISNSDLFKLLIKVYPNLQYQHQLVILKFFKSISQISDILKALYSADILEFLVRIMELYTPSREHYKEVINVVCPTLYNCCYLNHAREVDLVRLGAVPHLKALSKINLPFRQFVLPILCELVHCDDYVRQILVKQDILTVYFNLLIDPYWQSNALDSILSWSQQASDQVKLDTPKAINCFVGGFMLPKVSNLESTLDSYLKLITVDKAVCYLMVKESIINNILFKLNVHNKNPVVQLNLLRILKNLVNTGKKTRMLDNLDISQNLITTLNTLKSRKASVLVDELAMDIVSLVI, from the coding sequence ATGTTAAACATCAAATATACGCCAGAAGAATCACCTAGTCCAAGCAGGTGGGGAAGTTCTCGTGGAGAAAATTATGTACTGGATAAGAGTTCTTCAGGAAGCAACAAACGCCtatcaaaaaatatatCCAAACGAGATGCATTAGAAAAGTATCAAGAGCATGATGATGGTTCTAGTTACATGAATGATTTCGACATTGAGGGAAGCGAAGATTTAAACTTTTCTTACTCCAAGTTTTCTCGTGTATCGGGAATATCGTTAATAAGTGGTGATGATTCCAATAGACTGAACTCTATCTCAGGTTCGCCTTTCGTTAAGAACATTCAAACAAGGTTGCAGGACATCAAGTTTGAAGAAGAACGGAAATTGAATAGTCGAGATAGTGGTCGGCCAAGTACCAGACTTAACAGACCTAAAAGTTCACAGGGGAGAGACAAGCTTATGTATCTGATCGACGAAGGCACTCTGAAAAATGCAAATGATGAAAACGAATCACCATTCCTAGATCACGCTCCTATATTGAAAACACCCATAGAGAAGATTGGCTCCActtttgaagataatttCGACTTAAGGCCAAGGAACTATGACCACCTTCAAAATCCCAAGATTAGAGGATCTTCTGAACAACTGGAAAACAATGCAGCGAACGGTTCGAGGATTCCTATTAGCTTAACTCCAGATAAAAGGAGACAACAACGGATGTCTTCAGTAAAAGTATCTTTGACTCCAGCGCAACGGTTCGAAAAGATGCCTGGTACCAGACTGACAAATgctttggaaaattttcaattttccACTTTGGTTGGTAGAGGTGCCTCGGCTAACGTCTTCAAAggtattaatttaaaaacGAACCAGATAGTTGCCATAAAACAAATTATTCTAgaaaagaatcaaaatgTAATGGAATTAATGGGAGAAATTGAcctattgaaaatattaaaacaTCCCAATATTGTCAAGTATCATGGGTTTGTAAAAACCTCAACTTCTTTAAATGTTTTTCTTGAGTTTTGTTCCAAAGGATCTTTACGGCAATTATACCAACATACAAATCATGGATTACCTGAAGATCAAATAATCGATTTTGTAAGACAAATTTTGCAGGGTTTACACTATTTGCACGAGCAGGGGGTTGTTCATAGAGATGTAAAGGCTGCAAATGTCTTGATTACGGAAGATGGGTTCATAAAGTTAGCAGACTTTGGAGTCGCTACAAAAGTATCCTCTCAGCATGAAACGGTGGTTGGTACACCTAATTGGATGGCTCCTGAAACGGTTTTGGGTGGTGAAGGTCTTTGTACTGCTTCCGATATTTGGTCGCTTGGTGCAACaattatagaattattcaCGACTAATCCTCCTTATCACGACTTAAATCCCATGGCGACTCTTCACGCTATAGGCACAGATGATCATCCTCCTCTTccaaagaatatttcaccTTTGGCTAAAGATTTCTTGTTAGAATGCTTTCAAAAGCAACCTAATCTTAGAATAAGTGCCAAGTCTCTCTTGAGGCATAAATGGGTCACTAAATCAACCAAGGAAAAACATGTCTTGGAGGTATCATCTCAACTAAATTCTGAGAAGCATATCCCTAACCCTGTGTCCATTCATAATTATTCTGaatctaatgaagaaaattggGAGAATGACTTTATTGATATAAACCTACCAAGAATGAAAGCTTCATCAGCCGATCTACTGCATTCTCCGTCTAACCACAATGGTAACCGTTCAAAAGTGTCAAAAAGtgaattattaaacaaatttCTAGATAAGAATGAAGACTTTGGATTTGAACTGGAAACACCTACTATGATTTCAAAGTTTGAAAAAACTGATGATTTGCAAGTGAACTTGGAGTCTACTAATCTTGAAGAATCTCCGcgtgaagaagaagaagaagatccGTTTTTAGagattgatattgaagatttcaaTACCAATGAGTTAGAGGTTCAAAGTAAAATGGAATTCTTAACAACAAAGTTTTCAAATAGAGTTGACCTTTGTCATTCTGGTAATGATGAAGTTATTTCCTCATTGATCAAAATAACTGGAAGGATGTTACATttgatcaagaaatataatatactgCATGACGTTTTAATCAGAGACCATGGGATTTTATCCTTGTTAGAATTACTAGAAAATGCCCCAGAACTCCCAAAGCATCAGAAATTATGGTTCCATACattatctattttgaataacatTTTcgaaaagaatatttcccaatttgaaaatttctgTTTATTGGGTGGTATACCTGTGGTTACTCATTTTAGGAGCTCGTCTTATGACCCACAAGTGAGGTTGCAAGTTGttaaatttatcaagttCTTAAACAACTCCGAAAAGGCATTATCAATGTTTGTTTCCTGTGGTGGTCTTCGTGTTTTATCTAAGTTTGTTGAAGaggattttgatttaacTCCTGAATTTCCTTTAACTTCAATTGattgtatttataatatCTTGTCAAAAGACTTGACAAGATCAAAATCTAATCTATGCCGTATTCTATCAAAATATGGAGTTATATTCTGGTTTGTCGTTCTACTTAATAGGCTTACAAAGTCTCATTCAAAACCAGCCCCAGATGGAGTACCACAGGAccaaatttattcaacTATAAACAagataattgaaattattaaatacttCGGTCAATCTGAAACTAGGGTACGggtaaatatttcaaacaGCGACCTATTCAAACTTTTAATAAAGGTTTATCCAAATCTACAATACCAGCATCAATTAGTAATATTGAAGTTCTTTAAATCCATTTCCCAGATTTCAGACATACTAAAGGCCTTGTATTCTGCGgatattttggaattcCTTGTGAGAATAATGGAATTGTACACACCTTCAAGAGAGCATTACAAAGAAGTCATAAACGTTGTATGTCCTACATTGTATAATTGTtgttatttaaatcatgCAAGAGAAGTTGATCTTGTGAGGCTAGGAGCAGTGCCACATCTCAAGGCCCTATCTAAAATCAACCTTCCGTTTCGTCAATTCGTTTTGCCGATATTATGTGAATTAGTTCATTGCGATGATTATGTGAGACAAATATTAGTTAAACAAGATATTTTAACtgtatatttcaatttgctTATAGATCCATATTGGCAATCAAATGCGTTAGATTCAATTCTCAGTTGGTCTCAACAAGCTTCGGATCAAGTGAAATTAGATACACCTAAGGCTATCAATTGTTTTGTTGGAGGATTTATGCTACCTAAGGTATCAAATTTGGAGTCCACCTTAGACAGTtacttgaaattaataacaGTAGATAAGGCAGTATGCTACTTGATGGTCAAAGAGTCAATAATCAATAACatcttattcaaattgaacGTTCATAATAAGAATCCAGTGGTACAATTGAATCTACTACGTATTTTAAAGAACCTTGTCAATACTGGGAAGAAAACAAGGATGCTTGACAACTTAGACATTTCCcaaaatttaattactACTTTAAACACATTGAAGTCCCGTAAAGCATCAGTTTTAGTGGATGAATTAGCAATGGATATAGTTTCTCTtgttatttaa
- a CDS encoding DEHA2C05082p (similar to CA2403|IPF6438 Candida albicans or CA3571|IPF3264 Candida albicans): MTIPSSYKKIVLNNAPSKEVNLKYGEESSTFRIERTTFDKNSVKDGEMVIKMLYFSNDPAQKGWMQKGIDSKRMYLRILENDPVISLGLGEVVFSKSSKHSVGDKVTGRFTWEEYIVVNEERITKTIDESLGLPLTSYLSSVGMTGLTAYFGVTKVGELKKGQTIVISAASGATGSMCVQIAKHIVGASKVVGISSSPKKCKWVESLGADVCVNYHDTDYQKQLSDIIGDDFVDVYYDNVGGEILSFMLSKVKQFGNIVACGAISGYNDAEKGEVTGWPEITRNRLTIRGFIIIDFIKDFAEGINAIVGAIKEGKINITEDVSVVDLSKEIDVLAKVPETWGLLFSNKKPNGKLVTKIA; the protein is encoded by the coding sequence ATGACTATCCCATCAAGTTACAAGAAAATCGTCTTAAATAATGCACCAAGTAAAGAAGTTAACTTGAAATACGGTGAAGAATCATCCACGTTCAGAATTGAACGAACAACTTTTGATAAGAACTCAGTTAAAGATGGAGAGATGGTTATTAAAATGTTGTACTTTTCTAACGATCCGGCCCAAAAGGGATGGATGCAAAAGggaattgattcaaaaagaatGTATTTACGaattttagaaaatgaCCCGGTTATTTCGTTAGGTTTAGGTGAAGTTGTGTTTTCTAAATCGAGCAAACATTCGGTTGGTGATAAAGTAACGGGTCGTTTTACATGGGAAGAGTATATAGTCGTCAATGAAGAACGTATCACGAAAACAATTGACGAGTCGTTAGGTTTACCTTTAACTTCGTACTTGTCTTCTGTTGGTATGACTGGTTTGACCGCATATTTTGGGGTCACCAAGGTCGGtgaattaaagaaaggACAAACGATTGTTATTTCGGCTGCTTCTGGTGCCACTGGATCCATGTGTGTTCAAATTGCGAAGCACATTGTAGGGGCGTCCAAAGTTGTTGGTATTTCCAGCTCTCCAAAAAAATGTAAGTGGGTTGAATCTCTCGGTGCTGATGTATGTGTTAACTATCATGACACAGACTACCAAAAGCAATTATCAGATATCATTGGTGACGACTTCGTTGATGTTTATTACGATAATGTTGGTGGTGAAATCTTGAGTTTTATGCTCTCCAAAGTCAAGCAATTCGGCAATATTGTTGCCTGTGGCGCTATTTCTGGCTATAATGATGCAGAAAAGGGTGAAGTTACTGGTTGGCCTGAGATTACTAGGAATCGTCTCACCATTCGTGGCTTTATcataattgattttatcaaagattttgCTGAAGGCATCAATGCAATTGTCGGTGCAATCAAAGAAGGCAAAATTAACATTACCGAAGACGTATCTGTGGTTGACTTAAGTAAAGAAATCGACGTTTTGGCAAAGGTTCCCGAAACATGGGGTCTATTATTTAGTAATAAGAAGCCAAATGGTAAATTGGTTACAAAGATTGCCTAG